A genomic segment from Thermotoga neapolitana DSM 4359 encodes:
- the lpdA gene encoding dihydrolipoyl dehydrogenase gives MYDAVIIGGGPGGYVCAIKLAQLGKRVALVEKEALGGTCTNKGCIPTKAMLTVSHLMSEIKDKSSKYGLKVSGVEFDVSSIMKHVEKSVLMSRKGIEYLMKKNNVDVFIGTGIVENRNTVVVEETGTKLETKNLVLAHGSIPSVFPPFDVEGVWTSDDVFRLKEFPESLLIVGGGVIGVEFATFFSSFGVNVTIVEVANHILPYEDEDVAEEVKKSLKRKGVKILEKAKITSLNKIENGFEATLETGETLRAEKVLLAVGRKPNIPEDVKALGVEIKRGVVTDRKMRTNIEGVYAIGDIRGEIMLAHVAMYEGIVAAKNIAGMEEEMDYSAVPNIIFSSPEVASVGLKEKDVNPEEVVISKFPVSANGRARTMLENIGFVKVVADKNGVVLGMSIVSPSATDMIMEGVIAVKHRMKAEDLEKAIHPHPTLTETILGALEGVSGKPIHL, from the coding sequence ATGTACGATGCTGTGATCATCGGTGGTGGCCCTGGAGGATACGTCTGTGCCATAAAACTTGCCCAACTTGGAAAGAGAGTGGCTCTTGTGGAGAAAGAAGCACTCGGTGGAACGTGCACCAACAAAGGGTGTATTCCAACGAAAGCGATGCTCACGGTATCTCACCTGATGAGTGAAATAAAGGATAAATCTTCGAAGTACGGGCTGAAGGTCTCCGGTGTGGAGTTCGATGTCTCCTCCATTATGAAACACGTAGAAAAGAGCGTTCTGATGTCCAGAAAGGGAATAGAATACCTAATGAAGAAAAACAACGTAGACGTGTTCATAGGAACGGGCATAGTTGAAAACAGAAACACCGTCGTTGTTGAAGAGACAGGGACAAAACTGGAGACAAAGAACCTCGTTCTCGCCCACGGCTCCATCCCCAGTGTCTTTCCTCCCTTCGATGTGGAGGGTGTCTGGACGAGCGACGATGTGTTCAGGTTGAAAGAATTTCCCGAATCTCTCCTCATAGTGGGTGGTGGTGTCATAGGTGTGGAGTTTGCAACGTTCTTCAGCAGTTTTGGAGTGAACGTCACCATAGTGGAAGTTGCCAATCACATTCTTCCCTACGAAGACGAAGACGTGGCCGAAGAGGTGAAAAAATCCCTGAAACGAAAAGGCGTGAAAATCCTCGAAAAAGCAAAAATAACTTCCCTTAACAAGATAGAGAATGGCTTTGAAGCAACTCTGGAAACGGGAGAGACATTGAGGGCAGAAAAGGTTCTGCTCGCTGTGGGAAGAAAACCGAACATCCCAGAAGACGTGAAGGCCCTTGGAGTGGAAATAAAAAGAGGCGTTGTGACTGACAGGAAGATGAGAACGAACATCGAGGGGGTCTATGCGATCGGGGACATCCGTGGAGAGATCATGCTGGCACACGTTGCCATGTACGAAGGAATAGTGGCCGCAAAGAACATAGCGGGAATGGAAGAAGAGATGGATTACTCGGCAGTTCCGAACATAATATTTTCCTCACCAGAAGTGGCCTCAGTTGGCTTGAAGGAAAAAGATGTGAATCCAGAAGAAGTTGTGATCTCCAAATTCCCTGTTTCGGCAAACGGTAGAGCAAGAACGATGCTGGAAAACATCGGGTTTGTCAAAGTCGTTGCCGACAAAAACGGGGTTGTCCTTGGAATGAGCATCGTTTCCCCATCGGCAACGGATATGATCATGGAAGGAGTCATAGCGGTGAAACACAGAATGAAGGCAGAAGACCTGGAAAAGGCTATTCATCCTCATCCAACACTCACCGAAACGATCCTTGGGGCTCTGGAAGGAGTCTCAGGAAAGCCCATTCATCTGTGA
- a CDS encoding nitroreductase family protein → MSIVYKRRSIRKYQRKDVPDELVKEVIRAAMHAPSACNQQPWHFVVIRDAETRKKVAEIHPHAKMILEAPVAILVCGDPSLEKCKGFWVQDCSAAVENLLLRAAELGLGAVWCGVYPREDRVKSFQKLLGIPEHVIPFALVPMGYPAEQPTPEDRFKPERIHYEKW, encoded by the coding sequence ATGAGCATCGTTTACAAACGAAGGAGCATCAGAAAATATCAGAGAAAGGACGTACCAGATGAACTGGTGAAAGAAGTCATAAGGGCAGCCATGCACGCACCTTCTGCCTGCAACCAGCAGCCCTGGCACTTTGTTGTGATCAGAGATGCCGAGACCAGAAAGAAAGTGGCGGAGATACACCCTCACGCAAAGATGATACTGGAGGCACCCGTTGCCATTCTGGTCTGCGGAGATCCCTCTCTTGAAAAGTGCAAAGGGTTCTGGGTTCAGGACTGTTCTGCTGCGGTGGAAAATCTCCTTTTGAGGGCGGCAGAACTCGGTCTTGGTGCTGTGTGGTGCGGTGTGTATCCGAGAGAGGACAGGGTGAAAAGCTTCCAGAAACTTCTTGGAATACCGGAGCATGTGATTCCCTTTGCGCTTGTTCCCATGGGATACCCCGCAGAGCAACCCACTCCAGAGGACAGGTTCAAACCCGAGAGGATCCACTACGAAAAATGGTAA
- a CDS encoding endonuclease III domain-containing protein produces MKLEELHEELRSIHGPVGKWWPGTPEEIMVTAILTQNTNWKNVERAMRNIEEALGKDDILEKLSSLSTERIAHLIRPAGFFNIKAKRLKALLEFLREYNFNLKLLKRMPLGALRELLLKIKGIGKETADAILLYALEKPIFVVDSYTKRLLARIFNIELKDYDEIQKLFMSCYPHDVRLYQELHGLIVEHAKRFCSKNPKCRECPLKKKCFYSQMNGLS; encoded by the coding sequence ATGAAACTGGAAGAACTCCACGAGGAACTGAGATCGATCCACGGTCCGGTCGGTAAGTGGTGGCCAGGAACACCCGAAGAAATCATGGTGACCGCCATTCTCACCCAGAACACGAACTGGAAGAACGTTGAGCGTGCCATGAGAAACATAGAAGAAGCGCTCGGGAAAGACGATATTCTGGAAAAGCTGTCCTCCCTCTCCACTGAAAGGATAGCACATCTAATAAGACCAGCGGGTTTTTTCAACATAAAGGCCAAAAGGTTAAAAGCTCTGCTTGAGTTTTTGAGGGAGTACAACTTCAATCTGAAACTTCTGAAGAGAATGCCACTGGGGGCTCTTCGAGAGTTGCTTTTAAAAATAAAAGGCATCGGCAAAGAAACGGCCGATGCCATACTGCTCTATGCCCTTGAGAAACCCATTTTCGTTGTCGACAGTTACACAAAAAGGCTCCTGGCGCGTATTTTCAACATCGAATTGAAAGACTACGATGAAATCCAGAAACTCTTCATGTCGTGCTATCCACACGATGTTCGTCTCTATCAGGAACTGCACGGCCTCATAGTGGAACACGCCAAAAGGTTCTGTAGCAAAAATCCAAAGTGCAGAGAGTGTCCGTTGAAGAAAAAGTGCTTTTATTCACAGATGAATGGGCTTTCCTGA
- the nrdG gene encoding anaerobic ribonucleoside-triphosphate reductase activating protein — protein sequence MYINRIGTLRDHPDLYGVSVYFQGCDAMPKCHMCHNPETWHLSERFKRDPEDVVKTIDEKLSDLLRYFPKVALVLLGGEPLAPYNREDTLLLSKTFKEKFKDRLVVVLFTWRLPKDIVRENLLEYVQYVDEFVMGRYLHTYRREGFPASRNQLHVNRETFEKMIRAVKRREHHGSSLFVRK from the coding sequence TTGTACATAAACAGAATCGGTACTCTCCGGGATCATCCAGATCTCTATGGGGTGTCTGTTTACTTTCAGGGTTGTGATGCAATGCCAAAGTGTCACATGTGCCACAATCCAGAAACGTGGCACCTTTCTGAAAGGTTCAAAAGAGATCCAGAAGATGTGGTGAAAACCATCGACGAGAAACTTTCAGATCTTCTGAGATACTTTCCAAAGGTTGCACTCGTTCTTCTGGGTGGTGAGCCCCTTGCACCTTACAACAGGGAAGATACGCTTCTTCTTTCGAAAACCTTCAAGGAAAAGTTCAAAGACAGACTGGTCGTTGTTCTTTTCACCTGGAGACTTCCAAAAGACATCGTTAGAGAGAACCTTCTGGAATACGTTCAGTACGTGGACGAGTTCGTCATGGGAAGATACCTTCACACCTATCGCAGAGAAGGCTTCCCTGCCTCCCGGAATCAACTTCACGTGAACAGAGAAACCTTTGAGAAGATGATCCGCGCTGTGAAGAGGAGGGAACACCATGGTAGTTCGCTATTCGTTCGAAAGTGA
- a CDS encoding anaerobic ribonucleoside-triphosphate reductase: MVVRYSFESDFEELLKELLSRYGYEMFQMDGLGDQLDVVKFTEDFVRRGIIESTIDANANVRVTNISTYFIEISKPHTYLYSLYRIWQKMKEMYGKSVADEFVESQINGAIYLHDRHHAALMPYCFAYTLKPIVERGLPFIKTIKSEPAKHLSTFIQHVIQFVMFASNQSSGAVGLPDFFVWMWYFVKKDLEEGIIPEDKLDWYIEQHFQILTYSLNQPIRTTQSPYTNFTYLDRNYIKAIFDGERYPDGSLITDHVEDIIRLQKHYWEWVSRERERQMFTFPVLTASLLYRDGKFLDEDSARFINRVNMKWQDTNWYISDSIDAVASCCRLTSSTQTLKKFSLSSEDEKLKGRMNSIGGSDLNIGSFKVITINLPRIALESNGDRDRFLQILRRRVDLVKKSLASIREIIKERISEGLLPLYENELMLLNRQYGTIGITGVWESATIMGLTTEDVDGLKYTKEGERFVDTVLDLIKEEAEKGYSEYGFTFNIEQVPAEKAAVTLAQKDRFLFGEKQPFTIYSNQWVPLAANTDVLNRIRYSGMWDRKVSGGAILHINLGEPFKTEEEYFNMVKMIADMGVMYFAFNTKISVCEHNHAFYGERCPVCGKKKVDEYVRIVGYLVPVSAFNKERREIEYPRRQFYSSTIVRK, encoded by the coding sequence ATGGTAGTTCGCTATTCGTTCGAAAGTGACTTCGAAGAGTTGTTGAAGGAACTTCTTTCCAGATACGGCTACGAAATGTTTCAGATGGATGGTCTTGGAGATCAACTGGATGTGGTGAAATTCACAGAAGACTTCGTGAGACGAGGAATCATCGAATCCACCATCGATGCCAACGCAAACGTCAGGGTCACCAACATTAGCACCTATTTCATCGAGATCTCAAAACCCCACACCTACCTGTACTCGCTCTACAGGATCTGGCAGAAGATGAAGGAGATGTACGGTAAAAGCGTGGCAGACGAGTTCGTCGAATCCCAGATAAACGGTGCCATATACCTTCACGACAGACACCATGCCGCGCTCATGCCTTACTGTTTTGCCTACACACTGAAACCGATCGTGGAGAGGGGGCTTCCCTTCATAAAGACGATAAAGTCCGAGCCAGCAAAACACCTTTCCACGTTCATTCAACACGTTATCCAGTTCGTCATGTTCGCCTCAAACCAGAGTTCAGGAGCGGTGGGCCTTCCTGACTTCTTCGTGTGGATGTGGTACTTCGTCAAAAAGGACCTTGAAGAGGGGATCATTCCAGAGGACAAACTGGACTGGTACATCGAACAGCACTTTCAGATACTCACCTACTCTCTGAACCAGCCGATCAGAACAACACAGTCTCCGTACACGAACTTCACCTACCTTGACAGAAACTACATAAAGGCTATCTTCGATGGTGAGAGGTACCCGGACGGTTCTCTGATCACAGACCACGTGGAGGACATAATAAGGCTTCAAAAACACTACTGGGAATGGGTATCGAGGGAAAGAGAGCGTCAGATGTTCACCTTCCCTGTTTTGACAGCATCCCTTTTGTACAGAGATGGAAAGTTCCTCGATGAAGACAGCGCCCGCTTCATAAACAGAGTGAACATGAAATGGCAGGACACGAACTGGTACATATCTGACTCGATCGACGCGGTGGCCTCTTGCTGTAGACTCACCTCCTCCACACAGACGCTGAAGAAATTTTCTCTCTCCAGCGAAGACGAAAAACTCAAAGGAAGAATGAACTCCATCGGTGGGTCTGACCTGAACATAGGATCTTTCAAGGTCATCACGATCAACCTTCCAAGGATCGCCCTCGAAAGCAACGGAGACAGAGACAGGTTCCTTCAGATACTGAGACGAAGGGTTGATCTTGTCAAGAAGTCACTTGCCTCGATCAGGGAGATTATAAAGGAGAGGATATCGGAGGGTCTTCTTCCTCTCTACGAGAACGAACTCATGCTTTTGAACAGGCAGTACGGAACGATCGGTATCACCGGTGTGTGGGAGAGCGCTACCATCATGGGTTTGACAACAGAGGACGTTGACGGCCTCAAATACACGAAAGAAGGAGAAAGATTCGTGGACACCGTCCTCGATCTGATAAAAGAAGAGGCAGAAAAAGGGTACAGCGAGTACGGCTTTACCTTCAACATAGAGCAGGTCCCGGCAGAGAAGGCTGCGGTGACACTTGCACAGAAGGATAGATTTCTCTTTGGTGAGAAACAACCGTTCACGATCTACTCCAACCAGTGGGTGCCTCTTGCCGCAAACACAGATGTTTTGAACAGGATACGCTACTCTGGCATGTGGGATAGAAAAGTGAGCGGCGGCGCGATTCTTCATATCAACCTTGGAGAACCCTTCAAAACGGAAGAGGAATACTTCAACATGGTGAAGATGATCGCCGACATGGGTGTGATGTACTTTGCGTTTAACACGAAGATCAGCGTCTGCGAACACAACCATGCGTTCTACGGAGAAAGATGTCCCGTTTGTGGAAAAAAGAAAGTGGACGAGTACGTGAGGATCGTAGGATATCTCGTTCCTGTCTCAGCCTTCAACAAGGAAAGAAGGGAAATAGAATATCCAAGAAGGCAGTTCTACAGCTCGACGATCGTAAGAAAGTGA
- a CDS encoding carboxymuconolactone decarboxylase family protein, translating into MAAKEKLEQIRKQLQEVIGKAPEIGKFAEYVHAAESPKALDTKTKELISLGIAVAVRCEPCIVWHTEAAVRAGATEEEILDAIKVAVCMGGGPALMYGLKAYEVALEFLGK; encoded by the coding sequence ATGGCAGCGAAGGAGAAACTCGAGCAGATCAGAAAGCAACTCCAGGAGGTCATAGGCAAGGCACCCGAGATTGGAAAGTTCGCAGAGTACGTCCATGCAGCAGAGAGTCCAAAGGCACTCGATACGAAAACAAAGGAACTCATCTCTCTTGGCATTGCCGTAGCCGTCAGATGTGAACCCTGCATCGTATGGCACACCGAAGCAGCCGTGAGGGCTGGCGCAACGGAAGAGGAAATTCTCGACGCGATAAAGGTGGCAGTTTGTATGGGTGGAGGTCCTGCTCTGATGTACGGCCTGAAGGCTTACGAGGTGGCTCTGGAATTTCTCGGAAAATAA